The nucleotide sequence ACCTATGTTGCGGAATACATCGTCACATCCGAGATTACGGGCGGCGAAAACGACCCGTGGACCCCGATGGCGGTCAACGTCGATCTTGCTGTCAGCGGCCCGGTCACGGGCGGCGTGAGCTACACGGTGCGTTATCGCTACGTCACCGGCTCGGGACGCGGTCCGGCATGGGAATATGCCATCGTCACGCCGGAAAATCCGATGTCGCCGCCCACTGAACTCTCCGCGACCGGCGGCGCAGGCGAGGCGACGATCACCTGGCGCAATCCGACCGATTCCGCGCTGGCCTATGTGAAGCTCTATCGGAACACCGCCGACGACTTCGGCACCGCGAGCGATATCTCGGGCGAGCTGGTAGGTGGGCTTGGCGAGGTCATGAGCGTGACAGACGACTCACTCGCAGCGGACACCTATTACTACTGGATAGCAGCGTTCAACAGCGCGGACACGCCGTCCACTCCGCTCGGCAGCGTGACTGTTACGGTGACCTGATGGCGCTTCGGCCCAACAGAATCTCGGGTGCAGTGCGACGCGAAGGGAGCCTCATCCCCATCAAGGACGGCGATGCCGTTCCCCCTCCCGATGAGCAGGACACCTCCGCTGCGGGTTGATAGTTGCGGCAAAACGCAATAATATGTCGCCTTAGCAGAAAGGCCGGACATATTTATGCGCCCACACCGCTTCGATTTTCCGGTCATCACTAACTCGGATTACACCGAGGAATTGTCGTTTCAGGACGGCGCGCAATATCTCGACATCACCGGACATAGTTTTCTCGCTCAGATCCGAGTGACGCCGAATGCGGCCAGCGTCATCGATACGCTGGGCATCGTGGCATCTTCTGCCGCCGAGGGGTTCTATCCGGTCGATCCCGCAAGGGGGTCGCTGCAGGTTCGTATCGCTTGGGAAAGCATCAAGTCGATGTTCGAAGCTGCCTATCCGACCATCCTGATCGGCGACGTGGCAGCGCTTTACTACGATCTTCTCGTAACGCTGCCGTCCGGCGACCAGGAGGCATGGCTTTTCGGCTACCTGATCATTGACAAGGGGATCACCAATGGCTGATCGCGTCATCAATCTTGTAGGGCGCGGGCTGCGCGGCGAGAGCTACGCCGACATCCTGCGCCGCACGGGACTCTTCGGAGTCTTGCCCACCGATGACGACGCGACGGCGCTCGGCAAGTTGAACGCGGATGCCGACGCAGCGAGGCTGGCCGCCGAGCTGGCGCGGGATCAGGCCGCCGACCTCGTGCTGCCGGAGAACATCTTTGTCGACACGACCGTCGCTGCGGCACGCGCGACGGCAGAGGCGGCGGTCGCGGACGGCACCACGTTCAAGGCGGTTGGCTCGACCGAGGGGCTGGCCGAGGTCAGGCAGATGGGCGCGGTTTCGTCCTCGCTGCTCTACACCGAGGTAACAGCCTCGGCGCTCGCCTCTCCTACTGGAGCCGAGAAGATCGGCACGCCGGACGGCACGGCGCAGGTTTCGCTCGATGCCAAGCTGGAGAGGGCGACGACGCTCGCTGGAATGAAGGCAACGCGCTCCGCACTCGACCAAGTGTTGTATGGCGGCGCACTGTGGCAATACGAGACGGGCGATTTTACCGGACTGTCCAACGACCATTCGATCGCCAAGGCCGACGACGCCGCCCTGACCGCTGGCGCCCGGGTGCGCGTGCCGCTGGCTAGCGGCAACCTCTCGCCATCGCGCGCGCGGCAGTTGGTCATGTCGCAAATGTTCCGCATGAACGACCACGCGAACGGTGTCGTCCTGCTCGGGGACAGCATCAGCGTCGGCGCGCACTGTGCGGGCGTAGGCGGAACCGACACGGGAAACGCCTATACCAACGCCTATTCCTGGCTGCTCGCGCGGGCAATCAACGCGGCGTTCGACAGCCACAGTCCCGGGTATCACCCGATGGAACATATCTACCATCCCGTGATACCATCGAAGCAATTGCACGACGTCACCTTTTCATCTGGCGATTGGGGTGCGGTTTCGGCCGATCCTGCCCCCTACGACTACCCCACCGGCAAGATCGGGACCAATGCATCCGAAGTGTGTTGCGGCAAGTCCTACGTAAGCAGCAGCGCGTCTGGAGCTACGATCACCATCGTCGTTCCGCCCATCGCGGAAAGCCTGCGCCTCAAGGTCAGGTTGCAGCCCGGCGGCGGTTCGATGGTGCCGACCGTCAACGGCACGGTGGTCGATCCGACGGTCAATGGCACCTTCTTCATCGGCACCATCGTAACCGACACCGACACGTACAATTTCGGCGCGGGCATCGCGTCCGGTTCGACCCACGATAACATCGACGTCGTCATTCCCATTGAAGACAACGGCAAGGGTGTGTGCACGATCGTGCTGACCAAGACCGCCGACACCGATCCTTTCGAGATCGCAAGCCTGGTCGGATTTACGGAGGCAGACACCGCGCCGACGGACCTATCCCGGCGAATGCGGCTATCGAACCTATCCTATAGCGGCCGGGCGCTTTCGGACATGAGTGAAGCGAACATCATCTATTGCTGCGATGCCGCCTGCCTGATCGTCTCGCTGGGGGTCAACGACTGGTTCAGTTATCTCACCGATAGCGACGACGTTGCGTTCGCCGCCTTCGCGCAGCGGATCGACTGGCTTGTCAAATACGCCCGCCTCTACGGCTGTTTGTTGGTAGTGCAGGACTTCATATGGACCGAGACGCTGGAAAGCAGTCGCACCCGGCGCGAACTCGCCCGGCTCGCGCGTCAGGCCGGGGGAATTTATATCCCCTATGGCGACCAGTTCTACGGCA is from Croceibacterium aestuarii and encodes:
- a CDS encoding SGNH/GDSL hydrolase family protein yields the protein MADRVINLVGRGLRGESYADILRRTGLFGVLPTDDDATALGKLNADADAARLAAELARDQAADLVLPENIFVDTTVAAARATAEAAVADGTTFKAVGSTEGLAEVRQMGAVSSSLLYTEVTASALASPTGAEKIGTPDGTAQVSLDAKLERATTLAGMKATRSALDQVLYGGALWQYETGDFTGLSNDHSIAKADDAALTAGARVRVPLASGNLSPSRARQLVMSQMFRMNDHANGVVLLGDSISVGAHCAGVGGTDTGNAYTNAYSWLLARAINAAFDSHSPGYHPMEHIYHPVIPSKQLHDVTFSSGDWGAVSADPAPYDYPTGKIGTNASEVCCGKSYVSSSASGATITIVVPPIAESLRLKVRLQPGGGSMVPTVNGTVVDPTVNGTFFIGTIVTDTDTYNFGAGIASGSTHDNIDVVIPIEDNGKGVCTIVLTKTADTDPFEIASLVGFTEADTAPTDLSRRMRLSNLSYSGRALSDMSEANIIYCCDAACLIVSLGVNDWFSYLTDSDDVAFAAFAQRIDWLVKYARLYGCLLVVQDFIWTETLESSRTRRELARLARQAGGIYIPYGDQFYGTGAPPADGTTLNATHLIWADALHPYADGHELIFATLATALGLPVTSKRQALMYHDWAFPLEINSGADFENLTPSAIRTISTIRQVGESYELRLNLAYTGGSPGDPMPSATLFDVIDALPERFRGAQLNLMPVRFPGSINYATGAVNCAVLLNAADAADNVKVYANDTIATNIQAVQMLRRDAV